One window from the genome of Variovorax sp. PAMC26660 encodes:
- a CDS encoding TetR/AcrR family transcriptional regulator, with protein sequence MPRPAPRSPVSSTPSSPWEPADKRAQQREVKRNAVLQTAAQLFNERGFHATSLDDIAERLNVSKPTLYYYVESKDQILLECVRIALDLMKVGIGEVRASGGSAIEQLKACMRIYSGVVTQDFGMCVIRIGEDPLPDPLKKELRRLKAGIDGQFRRLIEDGVAEGSLAPCDPKMAAFMLAGALSWIGRWYRPDGDLTPDQIADQGIELLLNGVLQRPAAASRKPRATKAKGKT encoded by the coding sequence ATGCCCCGTCCTGCACCTCGTTCGCCCGTTTCCTCCACCCCGTCCTCGCCCTGGGAGCCCGCCGACAAGCGCGCGCAGCAGCGCGAAGTCAAGCGCAATGCCGTGCTGCAGACGGCTGCCCAGTTGTTCAACGAGCGCGGCTTCCATGCAACGTCGCTCGACGACATTGCCGAGCGGCTCAACGTCAGCAAGCCCACGCTCTACTACTACGTCGAGAGCAAGGACCAGATCCTGCTGGAGTGCGTGCGCATCGCGCTCGACCTGATGAAGGTCGGCATCGGCGAGGTGCGCGCCTCGGGCGGCAGCGCCATCGAGCAGCTCAAGGCCTGCATGCGCATCTATTCGGGCGTGGTCACGCAGGACTTCGGCATGTGCGTGATCCGCATCGGCGAAGACCCGCTGCCCGATCCGCTCAAGAAGGAGCTGCGGCGCCTGAAGGCCGGTATCGACGGGCAGTTCCGCCGGCTCATCGAAGACGGCGTGGCCGAAGGCTCGCTGGCGCCCTGCGACCCGAAGATGGCGGCCTTCATGCTGGCCGGCGCATTGAGCTGGATCGGCCGCTGGTATCGCCCGGACGGCGACCTCACGCCCGACCAGATTGCCGACCAGGGCATCGAACTGCTTCTGAACGGCGTGCTGCAGCGTCCGGCTGCGGCGAGCCGCAAACCCCGTGCGACCAAAGCCAAAGGAAAGACATGA
- a CDS encoding enoyl-CoA hydratase/isomerase family protein yields MTTDAPLLLGRDGAVATIRFNRPAALNAISVPMANAFLAAARELAADKGVRAVLLSGAGKGFMAGGDLAVLRADPLQGAADLIGPLHEALTVFNSMDAPLVAQVHGVAAGAGLSLMLQADFVLAAEGTRFNLAYVNIGTSCDVGASWALPRLIGMRRALEIAMLGDAYDTAAAERMGLINRVVPAADLEAEAMALAQRLALGPTVALGNLRRLMRGSLDRDLAGQLDAESAAFRTCAATDDFRIGIDAFFDKKPAAFTGR; encoded by the coding sequence ATGACGACAGACGCTCCACTGCTGCTGGGCCGCGATGGCGCGGTGGCCACGATCCGCTTCAACCGGCCGGCCGCGCTCAATGCGATCAGCGTGCCGATGGCCAATGCCTTCCTTGCCGCCGCGCGCGAGCTGGCCGCCGACAAGGGCGTGCGCGCCGTGCTCCTGAGCGGGGCAGGCAAGGGCTTCATGGCGGGTGGCGACCTGGCCGTGCTGCGGGCCGATCCGCTGCAGGGCGCAGCCGACCTGATCGGGCCGCTGCATGAAGCACTGACCGTGTTCAACAGCATGGACGCACCGCTGGTTGCGCAGGTGCACGGCGTGGCCGCCGGCGCAGGCCTGAGCCTGATGCTGCAGGCCGACTTCGTGCTCGCCGCCGAGGGCACGCGCTTCAACCTCGCCTACGTGAACATCGGCACGAGCTGTGACGTGGGTGCCTCGTGGGCGCTGCCGCGCCTTATCGGCATGCGCCGCGCGCTGGAGATCGCGATGCTCGGCGACGCCTACGACACCGCCGCCGCCGAGCGCATGGGGCTGATCAACCGCGTGGTGCCTGCCGCCGACCTCGAAGCCGAGGCCATGGCACTCGCGCAGCGGCTGGCCCTTGGGCCGACCGTGGCGCTGGGCAACCTGCGTCGCCTGATGCGCGGCTCGCTCGACCGCGACCTTGCCGGCCAGCTCGATGCCGAATCGGCCGCCTTCCGCACTTGCGCGGCCACCGACGACTTCCGCATCGGCATCGACGCCTTCTTCGACAAGAAACCGGCCGCCTTCACCGGCCGCTGA
- a CDS encoding acetyl-CoA C-acyltransferase family protein, giving the protein MTQRDIFVVGTARTAIGTFGGALKDVPNTQLATTVVKAAIERSGVAPDAIGHVVMGNVIPTDVKDAYLSRVAAIDAGCPVETPAFNVNRLCGSGLQAIVSAAQAIALGDCDIAIGGGSESMSRGPYFDTSARYGARMGDAVLLDYMLGILHDPWEKIHMGITAENVAARYGITREQMDELAVASQQRAAAAIAAGRFKEQIVPVEVKTRKGIVLFDTDEHVRADTTVETLSKMKPAFKKDGLVTAGNASGINDGAAAVVLAEGGRVKALGLKPLARLVGYAHAGVEPAYMGIGPVPATRKVLERTGLKVSDFDVIESNEAFAAQACAVIKELGFDPAKVNPNGSGISLGHPVGATGAIITTKAIAELHRTGGRYALVTMCIGGGQGIAAVFERV; this is encoded by the coding sequence ATGACCCAACGCGACATCTTCGTGGTCGGCACTGCCCGCACCGCCATCGGCACCTTCGGCGGCGCGCTGAAGGACGTGCCCAACACGCAACTGGCCACCACCGTCGTCAAGGCCGCCATCGAACGCAGCGGCGTGGCGCCCGATGCCATCGGCCATGTGGTCATGGGCAACGTGATCCCGACCGACGTGAAAGACGCCTACCTGAGCCGCGTGGCCGCCATCGACGCGGGCTGCCCGGTCGAGACGCCGGCCTTCAACGTCAACCGCCTGTGCGGCTCGGGCCTGCAGGCCATCGTGTCGGCGGCGCAGGCCATTGCGCTGGGCGACTGCGACATCGCCATCGGCGGCGGTTCGGAATCGATGAGCCGCGGCCCGTACTTCGACACCTCGGCACGCTACGGTGCGCGCATGGGCGACGCGGTGCTGCTCGACTACATGCTGGGCATCCTGCACGACCCGTGGGAGAAGATCCACATGGGCATCACGGCCGAGAATGTGGCGGCGCGCTACGGCATCACGCGCGAGCAGATGGACGAGCTGGCTGTGGCCAGCCAGCAGCGCGCAGCGGCGGCGATTGCGGCGGGGCGCTTCAAGGAGCAGATCGTTCCGGTCGAGGTGAAGACGCGCAAGGGCATCGTGCTGTTCGACACCGATGAACACGTGCGTGCCGATACCACCGTCGAGACGCTGTCGAAGATGAAGCCTGCGTTCAAGAAGGACGGGCTCGTCACCGCCGGCAATGCATCGGGCATCAACGACGGCGCTGCCGCCGTGGTGCTGGCCGAAGGCGGGCGCGTGAAGGCGCTGGGCCTCAAGCCGCTGGCGCGCCTGGTCGGCTACGCACACGCCGGCGTCGAGCCTGCATACATGGGCATCGGCCCGGTGCCGGCCACGCGCAAGGTGCTGGAGCGCACCGGCCTGAAGGTGAGCGACTTCGATGTGATCGAGTCGAACGAAGCCTTCGCGGCGCAGGCCTGCGCGGTCATCAAGGAGCTGGGTTTCGATCCGGCCAAGGTGAACCCGAACGGCTCGGGCATTTCGCTGGGGCACCCGGTGGGCGCGACTGGCGCGATCATCACGACGAAGGCGATTGCGGAGCTGCACCGCACCGGTGGCCGCTATGCACTGGTCACCATGTGCATCGGTGGCGGCCAAGGCATCGCCGCCGTCTTCGAGCGCGTTTGA
- the arfB gene encoding alternative ribosome rescue aminoacyl-tRNA hydrolase ArfB, which produces MLRPPLLINPDEVEISAIRAQGAGGQNVNKVSSAVHLRYDIPASSLPDDVKERLLALRDSRITQEGVLVLKAQQHRTQEMNRADAFARLQAVVDSVATPPRARRATKPTYGSKQRRLEGKSQRSQIKNLRGPVRD; this is translated from the coding sequence ATGCTCCGACCGCCCCTCCTGATCAACCCCGACGAAGTCGAGATCAGCGCCATCCGTGCGCAGGGGGCGGGCGGGCAGAACGTCAACAAGGTGTCGAGCGCGGTGCACCTGCGCTACGACATCCCGGCAAGCTCGCTGCCCGACGACGTGAAAGAGCGGCTGCTCGCGCTGCGCGACAGCCGCATCACGCAGGAAGGCGTGCTGGTGCTCAAGGCCCAGCAACACCGCACGCAGGAGATGAACCGCGCCGACGCCTTCGCGCGGCTGCAGGCGGTGGTCGACAGCGTGGCGACGCCACCGCGCGCGCGGCGCGCGACCAAGCCTACCTATGGCTCGAAGCAGCGCCGGCTCGAAGGCAAGAGCCAGCGTTCGCAGATCAAGAACTTGCGCGGGCCGGTGCGAGACTGA
- a CDS encoding DUF3299 domain-containing protein has protein sequence MRGFLPRALGALLLALVATFLAGCGPASQTGSTTNIAAAPELKWEELIPKSWDPTKRYRNISLEALRDNDPRAIQMLDEMRAVWDNAPINVALDGKAAKLSGFVVPLDNTQGGIREFLLVPYFGACIHTPPPPANQIVRVVAGETFKGLHAMDTVKVSGVLRAARYASADMGVSGYEITGASVERFVAAGD, from the coding sequence ATGAGAGGCTTCCTTCCGCGCGCCCTGGGCGCGCTTCTTCTGGCGCTTGTCGCGACTTTCCTGGCAGGCTGCGGGCCTGCATCCCAGACCGGGTCGACCACGAACATCGCCGCGGCCCCGGAGCTGAAGTGGGAAGAGCTGATTCCCAAGAGCTGGGACCCGACCAAGCGCTATCGCAACATCAGCCTGGAAGCGCTGCGCGACAACGACCCGCGTGCCATTCAGATGCTCGACGAGATGCGTGCCGTCTGGGACAACGCGCCGATCAATGTGGCGCTCGACGGCAAGGCGGCCAAGCTGTCGGGCTTCGTGGTGCCACTGGACAACACGCAGGGCGGCATCCGTGAATTTCTGCTGGTGCCGTACTTCGGCGCCTGCATCCACACCCCGCCACCGCCAGCCAACCAGATCGTGCGCGTGGTTGCGGGCGAGACCTTCAAGGGCCTGCACGCGATGGACACGGTCAAGGTCAGCGGCGTGCTGAGGGCCGCGCGCTATGCCTCGGCAGACATGGGCGTGAGCGGCTACGAGATCACCGGCGCATCGGTCGAGCGCTTCGTCGCGGCCGGCGACTGA
- a CDS encoding LysR substrate-binding domain-containing protein: MKTTIEELVAFRTVVDTGSITAASEQLGQTVSGISRALSRLEQKLDTTLLRRTTRRLELTEEGATFLQRTRAILDAIDDAEEQLAARRQQPAGRLRVNAASPFMLHAIVPLMPEFRRLYPQISLELDTDDLPIDLLERRTDIAIRIGPLRDSTLHARPLGTHRLRVLASPGYLEAHGKPRKVAELADHALLGFTQPESLNRWPLRGVHGDEWQITPTVAASSGETLRQLALAGVGIACLADFMTNADRDSGALVQVLAKDTLDVRQPVNAVYYRNTQLAARITSFLDFLTQRMT, encoded by the coding sequence ATGAAGACCACCATCGAAGAACTGGTCGCGTTCCGCACCGTGGTGGACACTGGCTCGATCACCGCCGCGTCCGAGCAGCTCGGGCAAACGGTCTCGGGCATCAGCCGCGCGCTGAGCCGGCTTGAACAGAAACTCGACACCACCCTGCTTCGCCGCACCACGCGGCGGCTGGAACTCACTGAGGAAGGCGCCACCTTCCTGCAGCGCACACGCGCCATCCTCGATGCGATCGACGATGCCGAGGAACAACTGGCCGCGCGCCGCCAGCAGCCCGCCGGGCGCTTGCGGGTGAATGCGGCCTCGCCCTTCATGCTGCACGCCATCGTGCCGCTGATGCCGGAGTTCCGCCGGCTGTATCCGCAGATCAGCCTCGAACTCGACACCGACGACCTTCCCATCGACCTGCTGGAGCGGCGCACCGACATCGCGATTCGCATCGGCCCGCTGCGCGATTCCACGTTGCACGCACGCCCGCTCGGCACCCATCGACTGCGCGTGCTGGCAAGCCCCGGTTATCTCGAAGCGCACGGCAAGCCGCGCAAGGTGGCCGAGCTGGCCGACCATGCGCTGCTGGGCTTCACCCAGCCCGAATCGCTGAACCGCTGGCCCTTGCGCGGCGTGCATGGCGATGAATGGCAGATCACGCCGACGGTGGCTGCATCGAGCGGCGAAACGCTGCGCCAGTTGGCGCTGGCCGGTGTCGGCATCGCCTGCCTTGCGGACTTCATGACGAATGCCGACCGTGACAGTGGCGCGCTGGTGCAGGTGCTGGCGAAAGACACGCTGGACGTGCGCCAGCCGGTCAATGCCGTGTACTACCGCAACACGCAACTGGCGGCGCGGATCACGTCCTTCCTGGACTTCCTGACGCAGCGAATGACCTGA